One genomic region from Sphingobacterium multivorum encodes:
- a CDS encoding YbjQ family protein, whose product MLLTTTGTIEGHQIERYLGIVSSEVVLGANAIKDMMAGFRDFFGGRSNSYERAFQETREAALRELEDRARALGADAVVGVRLDFQTVGTGGMMMVGATGTAVKMRS is encoded by the coding sequence ATGTTATTGACAACAACAGGTACTATTGAGGGACACCAAATTGAACGCTATTTGGGAATAGTCTCTTCCGAAGTGGTTCTGGGGGCAAATGCAATCAAGGATATGATGGCGGGTTTTCGCGATTTTTTTGGCGGAAGATCCAACTCTTATGAACGCGCATTCCAGGAAACCCGTGAAGCAGCGCTGCGTGAACTTGAAGACCGTGCACGCGCCTTGGGCGCTGATGCGGTCGTTGGGGTTCGACTGGACTTCCAGACGGTAGGAACAGGAGGAATGATGATGGTGGGCGCAACGGGAACGGCGGTAAAAATGAGATCTTAA
- a CDS encoding potassium channel family protein codes for MKYIVLGLGHFGRSLGVHLTELGHEVIGADRNLSIVEQLKDKITHTVCLDTTDREAVSSLPLKDAHAVIVAIGEDEGASLMTVALLKQLKVKRIIGRIVSDLQKTVLEAMEINEYIMPEEEAAERLAMRLDNIDIVDSFKVSDKYSIVETKVPARYVGMTLREANLTNLYKVIVLTTVKITEMKKDGVTKEQKEASGIAASETIMEEGDILVVFGELSNINKLIQKGE; via the coding sequence ATGAAGTATATTGTTTTAGGATTGGGGCATTTTGGACGTTCTTTAGGGGTACATCTTACTGAACTCGGGCATGAGGTGATTGGTGCCGACCGAAATCTCAGTATCGTTGAACAATTAAAGGACAAGATAACGCACACGGTATGCCTAGATACCACCGACCGAGAAGCGGTATCGTCATTACCGCTTAAAGATGCTCATGCTGTCATTGTTGCAATTGGAGAGGATGAGGGAGCTTCGCTCATGACCGTGGCGCTCTTAAAACAGTTGAAAGTTAAACGCATCATTGGTCGTATTGTTTCAGATTTACAAAAAACTGTGTTGGAGGCCATGGAAATCAATGAATATATCATGCCGGAAGAAGAGGCTGCTGAGCGGTTGGCAATGCGTTTAGACAATATTGATATCGTCGATTCGTTTAAAGTCTCGGATAAATACTCTATTGTCGAGACTAAAGTTCCGGCGCGTTACGTGGGGATGACCTTGCGTGAAGCGAACCTGACGAATTTATACAAGGTGATCGTCTTAACCACCGTGAAAATTACAGAAATGAAAAAGGATGGTGTGACTAAAGAACAAAAAGAAGCTTCAGGAATTGCCGCATCGGAAACGATCATGGAAGAGGGGGATATTTTGGTTGTTTTTGGTGAGCTATCCAATATTAATAAGTTAATTCAAAAAGGAGAATAA
- a CDS encoding TrkH family potassium uptake protein: MIDSILSFIRFVFKYKNGLVDKIMFYVSMICAAIVIFNVGYVTDPALGKLLGKTIHYLFFVLFFMIALRESSSIYALKKIAVEHYSGLVILIYFVFILIARFAGFGALAVFSREQWVYLGIYLIFIAELSKSTLFFDNFYFNPTILFVISFLALILLGTVLLMLPRTTVEAPLSFVDALFMATSAVCITGLSVADISTNFSMFGQTVVIVLIQVGGLGIMTFTGFFGYFFSGGFSFKNQLMFGEILGENKVASVIKTLLTMIFITLLFELLGAILIFSTLESANFPNLGSMVFFSIFHSISSFCNAGFSILSGGITHEAYKFNYPFQLALSSLFILGGLGFGIVLNFYTYMKESILLYYHRWITKKNYKHKAWSFSFNSKLVLVCNAIIIVGATLFFYFLERGNTLSLEKGIDGEWATSFFMANAARSAGYNSVDLSFVGPPTVFLIMLLMWVGASPGSTGGGVKVTTVAVSLLNIVSLAKGKEYIEIFKRRIAGESVNKAFAIILLSFFVVGFSFFVLIFTDPDKSMKALLFESLSAYTTCGLSLGITPSLSTGGKLIIALTMLVGRVGMLTLLVAFIKNTTRRNIVFPEEKILF; the protein is encoded by the coding sequence ATGATAGATTCGATTTTAAGTTTTATCCGATTTGTTTTCAAATATAAAAATGGGCTTGTAGACAAAATCATGTTCTATGTGAGCATGATTTGTGCTGCAATCGTTATATTTAATGTAGGCTATGTTACTGATCCTGCACTAGGGAAATTGCTGGGTAAAACAATTCATTATCTTTTCTTTGTGCTCTTTTTCATGATTGCTCTCCGCGAGTCATCCTCCATTTACGCACTCAAAAAAATTGCTGTGGAGCATTACTCGGGCTTGGTTATTCTCATTTACTTTGTATTTATTCTTATTGCCCGTTTTGCAGGGTTTGGAGCACTCGCTGTTTTTTCAAGAGAACAGTGGGTTTATCTCGGAATCTATCTAATTTTTATCGCGGAGCTGTCGAAGAGCACACTTTTCTTTGATAATTTTTATTTTAATCCGACCATATTATTTGTCATCAGTTTCCTCGCTCTTATCCTGCTTGGCACGGTACTCTTGATGTTGCCGCGGACCACGGTAGAAGCTCCGTTAAGTTTTGTGGACGCCTTATTTATGGCAACAAGCGCTGTTTGTATCACGGGCTTGTCGGTTGCCGATATTTCAACAAATTTTAGCATGTTCGGACAAACTGTGGTCATTGTCTTGATACAGGTTGGAGGATTAGGTATTATGACATTTACAGGTTTTTTTGGTTATTTTTTTTCGGGTGGATTTTCATTTAAGAATCAATTGATGTTTGGTGAAATTTTAGGTGAAAATAAAGTAGCCTCCGTCATTAAAACCTTATTGACCATGATCTTTATTACGCTGCTGTTTGAATTGCTTGGAGCGATACTGATCTTTAGTACCTTGGAAAGTGCTAATTTTCCAAATTTGGGGAGCATGGTTTTCTTTTCGATCTTTCATTCCATTTCGTCATTCTGTAACGCTGGATTTTCGATTTTATCTGGAGGAATTACCCATGAAGCCTATAAATTCAATTATCCGTTCCAATTGGCATTGTCCTCGCTTTTCATTCTGGGCGGTTTGGGGTTTGGAATAGTATTGAATTTCTACACCTATATGAAAGAATCCATATTGCTTTATTATCACCGATGGATCACAAAGAAAAACTATAAGCATAAAGCATGGAGCTTTAGCTTTAATTCTAAATTGGTGCTGGTCTGTAATGCGATTATTATTGTAGGTGCCACTTTGTTTTTCTATTTCTTGGAGCGAGGGAATACACTTTCTCTTGAAAAGGGAATCGATGGGGAATGGGCGACTTCCTTCTTTATGGCCAATGCGGCACGTTCGGCAGGTTACAATAGTGTTGATTTGAGTTTTGTTGGGCCACCAACTGTTTTTTTGATTATGCTGCTGATGTGGGTCGGGGCCTCTCCCGGATCTACTGGTGGGGGAGTAAAGGTAACTACCGTTGCTGTTTCACTGTTGAATATTGTTTCGCTGGCTAAAGGAAAAGAATATATAGAGATTTTTAAAAGGCGAATAGCAGGCGAGTCTGTTAACAAGGCTTTTGCGATTATTTTATTGTCGTTTTTTGTGGTTGGATTCAGTTTTTTTGTGCTCATTTTTACAGATCCCGATAAGAGTATGAAAGCACTCCTCTTTGAATCACTATCAGCCTATACAACATGTGGATTAAGTTTGGGGATTACACCGTCGCTCAGTACGGGGGGGAAATTAATTATTGCGTTGACAATGCTTGTTGGACGTGTTGGGATGTTGACGCTATTGGTAGCTTTTATTAAAAATACAACCCGGAGAAATATTGTATTTCCGGAAGAAAAAATCTTGTTTTAA